One stretch of Terriglobales bacterium DNA includes these proteins:
- a CDS encoding cytochrome c-type biogenesis protein CcmH, whose protein sequence is MKNQTSVFGPRTSGKRRFAQLALVAVLALVFLGAGDTATRFSALGHGMICACGCNQILLECNHVGCSYSDRMRGELQQMLDKGMSDEAITQEFVLKYGNTILAAPTTSGFNLVAWVVPFLVLGTATFFAALLVRRWKSGAEPLPATAAAGAPLDEYRERARRETEL, encoded by the coding sequence ATGAAAAACCAGACTTCAGTCTTCGGACCTCGGACTTCAGGAAAGCGCCGCTTTGCGCAGCTCGCTCTCGTCGCCGTCCTCGCGCTGGTGTTCCTCGGAGCGGGCGATACGGCGACGCGCTTCAGCGCGCTCGGGCACGGGATGATCTGTGCCTGCGGCTGCAACCAGATCCTGCTGGAGTGCAACCACGTCGGCTGCTCGTACTCCGACCGCATGCGCGGCGAGCTGCAACAGATGCTCGACAAGGGCATGAGCGACGAGGCCATCACGCAGGAGTTCGTCCTGAAGTACGGCAACACCATCCTGGCGGCGCCGACGACCTCGGGCTTCAACCTGGTGGCGTGGGTGGTGCCGTTCCTGGTGCTGGGCACCGCAACCTTCTTCGCGGCGCTGCTGGTGCGGCGCTGGAAGTCGGGCGCGGAGCCGCTGCCGGCGACGGCCGCCGCGGGGGCGCCGCTCGACGAGTATCGCGAACGCGCGCGAAGGGAGACCGAGCTATGA